In the genome of Bacteroidales bacterium, one region contains:
- a CDS encoding DEAD/DEAH box helicase family protein encodes MQLKNYQNTAIKKLLTRSKELLAQSGEKKVIFKAPTGSGKTIMTAEFLKQLIDDKEIKTPLSFIWTAPRKLHTQSKEKLEKYYEDTRALECSDFEDLTDKQIGENEILFLNWESINKKDKNTIVKENEKEFYLGKIIENTKEEGREIVLIIDESHHHATSEISQDLISDIAPRLTIEVSATPVISNPDEIVSVPLEDVKLEGMIKKSVVLNPNFKNVLSGDSLKTKLADGTDAMVLEEAIKKREEIAKAYKEAGIDINPLLLIQLPDRKTQAEDQVKNDVVRILKDKYGMTTENGRLAIYLSEEKENLENIAKNNHETEVLIFKQAIALGWDCPRAQVLVLFRDWKSLTFSVQTVGRIMRMPEPDKGHYKQEILNHGFVFTNLADIEIKEDMARSYVTIYTSQRIENYKPIKLESVYRLRQREKTRLSPKFINIFLDEAKKYDLEKKIETKGQKLELSLISDYEAEGVDKLANEEIKGDAKINTENEADLQKLYDFFVKNNLSPFYPEDRSIGRLKEAIYYFFRMRLGMEYTDRFAEIINIVLSPKNSQHFVNVIDSTKEKYIAETQKREAELQKLADWELPEILNYGGNFTEFETKLSAMKPFYYDNKWKTEEAFIKLLEKLDQIEWWFKNGDRDATFFAVPYIENDEQKPFYVDFIVKFKDGKIGLFDTKSGNTIKDAREKSDGLQEYIKKHKNISGGIVANTNSKDFSGRWMCYKGQGTELNPDDFSNWELLEI; translated from the coding sequence TTAAAAAACTTCTCACTAGAAGCAAGGAATTGCTGGCGCAAAGTGGCGAGAAGAAAGTTATTTTTAAAGCTCCGACCGGATCAGGCAAAACCATAATGACGGCGGAATTTTTGAAGCAACTCATTGACGACAAAGAGATCAAAACCCCGCTTTCATTTATTTGGACTGCTCCAAGAAAACTACACACACAAAGCAAGGAAAAGCTGGAAAAATATTATGAAGATACAAGAGCTTTGGAGTGTTCCGATTTTGAAGATTTGACCGACAAACAGATTGGTGAAAACGAGATTTTGTTTTTGAACTGGGAAAGCATCAACAAAAAAGATAAAAATACGATCGTTAAAGAAAATGAAAAAGAGTTTTATCTCGGCAAGATTATTGAGAACACAAAGGAAGAAGGACGAGAAATCGTATTGATTATTGATGAAAGTCATCACCACGCCACAAGCGAAATCTCGCAAGATTTAATTTCAGATATTGCCCCACGACTAACGATTGAAGTTTCTGCTACTCCTGTTATTTCAAATCCAGACGAGATTGTTTCTGTGCCTTTGGAAGATGTAAAACTGGAAGGTATGATTAAAAAATCAGTTGTTCTCAATCCAAACTTTAAAAATGTTTTATCCGGCGACAGCTTAAAAACCAAGCTTGCTGACGGAACAGATGCAATGGTGCTTGAAGAAGCAATAAAGAAACGAGAAGAAATTGCCAAGGCATACAAGGAAGCCGGAATTGATATAAACCCGCTTTTACTTATTCAATTACCTGACCGAAAAACACAAGCAGAAGATCAAGTTAAAAATGATGTTGTGCGTATTTTGAAAGATAAATACGGAATGACCACAGAGAACGGTAGACTGGCGATTTATTTATCTGAAGAAAAGGAAAATCTTGAAAATATCGCAAAAAATAATCACGAAACTGAAGTTTTGATTTTCAAGCAAGCAATCGCCTTGGGCTGGGATTGCCCTCGAGCTCAAGTATTGGTGCTTTTCAGAGATTGGAAAAGTCTCACATTTTCGGTCCAAACAGTCGGGCGAATTATGCGTATGCCCGAGCCAGACAAAGGACACTATAAACAAGAAATTTTGAATCATGGCTTTGTGTTCACAAATCTTGCTGATATTGAAATCAAGGAAGATATGGCAAGAAGCTATGTAACGATTTACACCAGCCAAAGAATTGAAAACTACAAACCGATTAAACTTGAATCAGTTTATCGCTTGCGACAGCGAGAAAAAACCCGTTTAAGTCCGAAGTTTATCAATATCTTTTTAGATGAAGCTAAAAAATACGACCTCGAAAAGAAAATTGAAACCAAAGGGCAAAAACTGGAACTGTCTTTAATTTCTGATTATGAAGCGGAAGGTGTTGATAAATTGGCAAATGAAGAAATCAAAGGTGATGCTAAAATCAACACAGAAAACGAAGCCGACCTACAAAAGCTCTATGACTTTTTCGTAAAAAATAATCTATCGCCTTTTTATCCCGAAGACCGCTCAATCGGAAGACTGAAAGAAGCGATTTATTACTTTTTCAGAATGCGCCTTGGCATGGAATACACCGACCGTTTTGCTGAAATCATCAATATTGTTCTAAGCCCGAAGAATAGCCAGCATTTTGTAAATGTTATTGATAGCACCAAAGAAAAATACATTGCAGAAACTCAAAAACGAGAGGCAGAACTGCAAAAGTTAGCCGACTGGGAATTACCAGAGATTTTGAACTATGGTGGAAACTTCACGGAGTTTGAAACTAAATTATCAGCAATGAAGCCTTTTTATTACGATAATAAATGGAAAACCGAAGAAGCGTTTATTAAATTACTTGAAAAATTAGATCAAATTGAATGGTGGTTTAAAAACGGCGACCGAGACGCTACATTTTTTGCCGTGCCTTATATCGAAAATGACGAGCAAAAACCTTTTTATGTTGATTTCATTGTGAAATTTAAAGACGGAAAAATTGGTTTATTTGATACGAAAAGCGGAAACACAATCAAAGACGCACGAGAAAAAAGTGACGGTTTGCAGGAATACATAAAAAAGCACAAAAACATTTCCGGCGGAATTGTGGCAAACACAAATTCAAAAGACTTTTCTGGTCGCTGGATGTGTTACAAAGGACAAGGGACAGAATTAAATCCCGATGACTTTTCTAATTGGGAACTATTGGAAATTTAA